In Flavobacterium sp. 83, the genomic window GGCTTTTAATTGCCTCAGGCGTATTTCCTAAATTAGTAAGTTGTTCTTGAACCCAAGCATAATGCCCGGGATGGCGCAAGGTTTTGTAATCAAGAGCACATACCTTTCCTAGTAGTGCGTTAGGCAAATCTGCTGCACCACCTGAGGTAAGATCCTCTTCATAAGCAATGCCATCAATAATAATAGTTGCTCTTTGTGACAATGATGGCAGTGTCGTTTTTTTAAAATCCCTTAAGACGATGGTTTCTTTCAGATATTCTGTAGCTACACCCACTGGACTCCATGTAAATCCATAATAATGTGGGGCAACAGCATGATTAGTCAGAGCACCCACTTTCATTTCCAGTTTATCTGCTTTGTCTATTTCAAAGTCAATGCAAAACTGTTGAAAAAGTCCATTGGCCAACAAGTTGATGTAGCCGGGAGCGAGACCGGTTTGAAGGATAAAACCAGTTTTGGCATCTTTTGCCAAAACCATTATTTCTTCGGTTTCTGAAACATATTCTGTGAGGTTGGCGTAGTGTAGGTTAAAATCTTTGGCAAACTTTGCTATTCTAGGTGCTTGGCTACCCGGAAGGCAGTCGAGAATGATATCTCCTTGACGCAAGATTATTTTCATTTGATCTGTTAAGCCATTTTCAACGAGGTGGAAGTCCTTAATGAAACTGGGTTTTGTTGTTCCTTCTTGAATCCAATTTGCTACTTTTTTTGCTTTTGAATGGGTTTTGTCACCAATAAACAGGGTAGGGGCTACCTCACTCCATTCCATTAGTAACAAACCAACAGCTTCAGCAATTCCGCCGGCTCCAGCAATAATAATATTGTGATGCTTTTTCATCTATTAAAGGTACTGTTTTTTCTTGATTTAGAATTTGTGATCGTATAGTAATTTGTTGATTGTGGAAATGAATTTCCTGTCAAGGATAGCAATGAAAAGCCCGTAAAGGAAGAGGCTTTTTATAAAACAAACCCCAAAACAGCGACCAAAGGAAGCTCGTTTTGGGGTTATGTTTTATGGGCAACTTCCTGCGGACTTGCAGTGTATAGCCTGCCGGACAGTATAATAATGAAAGGTGTATTATTGTTATTATTTAGGTGATGGTATTTTCATTATTTAAATGATCTGTTTTTTATAATTTTAGTGATAGATATGTAAAGTGTTTATGATGGAAAATTAAAAGAAAATGATGAAGATAATATTATTTACTTTTCTTCAAGGCCTCGATTAATTCAGCCAAATCGACCACACCGTAAGTCGATGAATAATCTGATACGGCATACGGCAATATAAGGCTGTTATTGTGAATAATAGAACCGCAGGAATAGACTACATTAGGGACATATCCTTCTCGTTCATCTTCCAGGGGTGAGAGTAGGGGTTCTTTTAGTCTACCAATTTCTTTAGAAGGATCGTCAAGATCAAACAGTGATGCGCCTATGCAATATCTTCTCATAGCTCCGACACCATGAGTAATAACCAACCAGCCTTCTTTAGTCCACAGTGGTGATCCACAATTTCCAATTTGTGTAAATTCCCAAGTGTAACGAGGTTCTTGGAGGATAACAGGATTATTCCATTGCGTAGCTCTGTCAGAATACATCAGGTAATTGTTTACACCATCAATTCTGGATAGCATAGCGTACTTGCCCTTTATTTTTCTAGGGAATAATGCCAGATTTTTATTTTGAGCACCCGCTCCGTATAAAGGCATTACACGAAACGTGTAAAAATCTTCAGTAGAAATAAGTTTTGGAAGAATGACATGACCATTATAAGCAGTATAAGTTGCCATTACTCTATCTGATTGGTCATCATCCACAAAGCGCACAAAACGTGCGTCTTCGATACCACGACTTTCAGAATCAGATATCGGAAAAATAACACGCTCCGTGATATCGGAATCGTGTTTGAATTGTAAATCATAAAACGAATCTGTCAACCACATTACTTCTTCGAGTGCTGTTCTTCTTTCCTGACGAATCATTGGATCGCTTAATGCTTTATTTACCACATTTTTTAATGCAGCATACTCAAATTCATCCGGTAGGTCTTGCATAATGCGGGTTGAGTATTTATCTGAAGTATGCATCTCTGCCAATTTCATCAAAAAACGTTCTTTGTTGTATAATGATTTGTGAACAATTTCGGCCTTATCAATGTTATTCCCAATTTTCATTACATGGAGATCATTGTTTTTATCCAGGATTCCCCTTCTAAAAACAATAGAGGATATATGTCCCTCACCAGTGGCCCGGAAAGAAATAATGACCCGTTTTTCTCCTTTTTCGAGGTCTGATTGATCAAAATCTTCTACTATTGAAGGATTGAAAAAAGCGGCAGATTCTATAGCATACTCCATTGTACAGTAAGAACCAATGAGCATTTTTCGTTCATCAGAAAGCCTGTCATAGTTGATTTGCATTCCTTCAATTATTCCTTTAATTTTTTCGCAATGGGCGAAGAATATGCGTGAAATATTTCGATGACGTCTGGCAAATTCCCGAAGTGTATGCTCTAGTGTATCTATAACTTGTTTTTCATCCAACATCATTATGCGACTCACCATTTGTTGGGTTCTTTGATCGCCATTCATAAAATATCGGGCAACAACTCTCCTGGTATCAGGTGTGAATATTATATTTTTTCGCATTACAGGTACTCGCATAGTTTTATTTTATAAATTATAATAAAATAAGTGCCCCTTTTTATTTAGAGATAAAAAGGCGTTTAGATATTTTACTTAATAGTTCGGCTCTAATTTTAAATGACACAGCAGCCATTTTTTTTGAAATATATCGATTCTGGTTTTGAGGTGCTCTTTTTCTAAACTTATTTAAAGCATTTTTTAAACCAAGATAAAAAGGTTGATTCACTTAATAAATTAGGATTTTGGAGGCTCAAACTTCAATTAAGTCATTAATCCAAATTTACAAAAATAATAATGAAATAAGTGTTAATCTTTGATTTACAGTATTTAAAAAAAAATGAATGATAAACGAAATAAAATTAAAACAAAATGAGCTCGATATTGTATCGAGCTCATTTTGTTTCAATTAATTGAAAATTTTATCTAAACTTTTAGGTGTAGTTTAGAACAATCTATATCTTTCTTTTATTTATTAATTCATTCAATAAGGAAAGAGATTTTTCCCATTTTTGTAGATTAAAAAAGTACAGATTACTATATTTGGTTATAATGTTTTGATGTCTCAATTGAAAATCATCATTCATTTCATAGTTCCAATTATTATCTCTAAAAATAGTTTCAAAATTAAAGACATTCCCCACTAACATTTTATAATCATAAACTAATTCTTGGTGCGCTTTAGAATTAAGTATGGGTTTGATTTCGGCATTATAAAAAGCCATGGCCGTTTCGTTTACAGCCAATCCTTTTTCAATCCAATGTTGCTCTAAAGAATCTTCTTCATATTTGAAAAAATCAGTGATGAGTTTGTCCGAAAACCAATCGGGCAATTTAACGTTTGGTTGAATAGTATTTATATTCAATTGCAATTGCGAATTGGGAATCATCGAGGAATTGAATAAATACCATTCCGAATCCACAATTAAATAAATGAGTTTTCTGGTTTTGAGTTTGGCCAACCAAGTTCTATAGCGAACAGGAGTTTTAAATAATCCCGGGTCAATGACCATTTTACGTACTTTATTTCCTATTCTAACTTGTAAGACTGGTGCTACATGATATCCCCAATCAATTTTTCCGTT contains:
- a CDS encoding saccharopine dehydrogenase family protein, with the protein product MKKHHNIIIAGAGGIAEAVGLLLMEWSEVAPTLFIGDKTHSKAKKVANWIQEGTTKPSFIKDFHLVENGLTDQMKIILRQGDIILDCLPGSQAPRIAKFAKDFNLHYANLTEYVSETEEIMVLAKDAKTGFILQTGLAPGYINLLANGLFQQFCIDFEIDKADKLEMKVGALTNHAVAPHYYGFTWSPVGVATEYLKETIVLRDFKKTTLPSLSQRATIIIDGIAYEEDLTSGGAADLPNALLGKVCALDYKTLRHPGHYAWVQEQLTNLGNTPEAIKSLQEKMEAIIPHIEDDKIILYAAVEGKDATGILRRKEIAKCIRPQIVGKHQLRAIQTTTAVALVQAAQLLLENSLSGVVLQSQINPKQFLNGNYIARVYGKV
- a CDS encoding glycoside hydrolase family 130 protein, coding for MRVPVMRKNIIFTPDTRRVVARYFMNGDQRTQQMVSRIMMLDEKQVIDTLEHTLREFARRHRNISRIFFAHCEKIKGIIEGMQINYDRLSDERKMLIGSYCTMEYAIESAAFFNPSIVEDFDQSDLEKGEKRVIISFRATGEGHISSIVFRRGILDKNNDLHVMKIGNNIDKAEIVHKSLYNKERFLMKLAEMHTSDKYSTRIMQDLPDEFEYAALKNVVNKALSDPMIRQERRTALEEVMWLTDSFYDLQFKHDSDITERVIFPISDSESRGIEDARFVRFVDDDQSDRVMATYTAYNGHVILPKLISTEDFYTFRVMPLYGAGAQNKNLALFPRKIKGKYAMLSRIDGVNNYLMYSDRATQWNNPVILQEPRYTWEFTQIGNCGSPLWTKEGWLVITHGVGAMRRYCIGASLFDLDDPSKEIGRLKEPLLSPLEDEREGYVPNVVYSCGSIIHNNSLILPYAVSDYSSTYGVVDLAELIEALKKSK
- a CDS encoding protein-glutamine glutaminase family protein, which translates into the protein MITKKHPLLTARKASIIDLNTANDLFAEIIQSGLPFGYQQANCHNISHYISLLLESKGYLCAKIWAFAPMVYSVNSSRLISFADKKNISPNGKIDWGYHVAPVLQVRIGNKVRKMVIDPGLFKTPVRYRTWLAKLKTRKLIYLIVDSEWYLFNSSMIPNSQLQLNINTIQPNVKLPDWFSDKLITDFFKYEEDSLEQHWIEKGLAVNETAMAFYNAEIKPILNSKAHQELVYDYKMLVGNVFNFETIFRDNNWNYEMNDDFQLRHQNIITKYSNLYFFNLQKWEKSLSLLNELINKRKI